The sequence AATTTAAATTCAAAGTAAGATATGCTTCAACAAGCTAGCTGATCTAAATATCACAAAGTGATCTCAATCAATTGATCTGATATAAGCAAAaagcttgaactttgtgttttgATCTTTGATGTGCTACTTGTATGACTTTGTGAAATTAGCTTATGAAGGCTTGATAATCTTTAAGTTCAAAATCGTGAGAGCAAAAGTTGTTGATCTTGGAGTATCATCAATTATTTATAGTTGCTCTTCTTCAATGCTCAAAAAAGTAGTCGGTATAATGTTGTCTCTTTTTCTTCCGATATTTAATCATGAGATGTCACGTGTCCTCGTACATTTCCAAATATAGTGGAACATTTGAATCAGTGTCGAGTACGGAGGTTAAGGTTTATATTTCCAACAACTTTCCTTATCTTTTAGTCTAATAGCTTGCTGCTTAGATTTGATCTTGTTTGGTGTTTGATCTGATCTCTCTTGTCTTGTCTGATCAATCGAGTATGTCAGATGAGAGATACTTAAGTGTTTTAACATGTCCAGATCAATCTAAAAACTTGATATAAAACTGACTTTACTTTGTTATTGGTTTTGTTTTAACTTGCTCGATTGATCTGTTAATCAACATCAAAATTACGAAGTGTTCTTTATCATAACCTAAATGACATGGATAGTCAAAATTAAATTACTACTCAtaagtattaatttaataaaaatatcgaAGTGAGTCAGTGACATCCAATCCACATAATATATAaactatattaaatataaacctaaaaatataatatgcaaATGATGAGTATTTCCTCCTGTGagcaaattaaatttttttgcttAGGGAGTGTTTGTAATAAATTGTGCTTTTGtaaaagtgattaatttatagattataaaaaaattaagaaaaatcaaaagttggtagtgtttagaaacaaatgtgaaaatctaaaaatcaaagttgggtagtgtttgataaataagtgattaaagtgattttaacaatgactttcttattagaatcactttcggagaatcataatcaccacatgactagcttttggatttcaattaagttaagcataagctaacacataatctacgTTTaataaacacacaaaaatgattttttttaagccaaaagctaacaatcacttttttttagtgatcgCAAACACTTCTTTAATAGACTCTCCTCAACCAGAAACAAATATTTACAACTTACCGACAACATTTACAAGAAGTTAAGCAACTACATTTCGCAGACTACAACAATATTCAAAACTTCTCAACTGGGAATCCAATTACCGGTTTTATTTCCGACGCCATGGATCTTAGCTCTTCCATCTCGTCTTTATCAAGACTCCACCCCAAGGCACCGGCAAACTCTTTAGCCTGCTCGGCATTTCTGGCTCCCGGGATCGGAACCACATTTTCCTGGCTGATCAACCAGTTTAGGACAACCTGAATGAAACGAACATCGTTATCAATGAGATGTACAAAACACAATAAATGACGATAGCGAGTTGATATGAATATCTATATATTCATTTTCGTGCACTGTCACATTAAATTTCTTAACTACTTGGCTATGGGAGGTTCATAACATGAAAATGAAACACATGAAATTGACCTTAAGATATTTGTCTCAATAATGTAACAGTGGACCGCTAATCATAAAGAGATGGAAGTTTATCTTCTTTTAGCTTCCCGGGCAGAATTTTTTGACCATAAAACAATGGAAGTAAAATTTTTTGCACAAATTCTAAGTGAACAAGTAGCCCATAGAAAGCGTATTTGAACGAATCTTTCATTCTAGATCAAAAGACCGTAAAGGGACTGATATCAAGCCACAAATACGGACCTGAGTCGAAGTTTTACCATAACTTTGTCCAATCTCCTTTATTCGAGTTATTAAAGGTTGAAGCTGCAAATAACCAATGTATAATGAGAAATTTAGACGTAAATttagatttaaaattaattttcatacaCTAACAATGCTTACTTTGGTCAGAAATTCCCGGGTGTAAATCCGTCCCCTGGGACCAGATGGAATGTTATTTGGAGTATACTTCCCTGTTAGAGCACCTGAAGTTGCCAGATATCAAGATTATCTTAAAATTTTGAGGCTAAGGTAACAATCAGAGAgcaaaaaatattagaattagcAGAATAAGAGTAATGAACGAAAATAAGAACAAGAGCGAGCAAGAAACATAATGCCTATTTCCGTAAGAATGACTTTCACAACTGTTGTCTTGCGAGTGTACCATTTAGAGATATTTGTTGATCGAACTGGTGGTCTTTTTTTAGTAATGTGTTTGATCCAGAAGACTTCGATCGTTACaataaaaatatcggcaatatTGCATCATCAAAAAACATTCCTGAAGATTTGCTCACTACATTTCTTTTCAGTCAGCTTTTGCAAGAATTGGTCACCTTCATGTAACAGACAACCACCGGAAAGTACGAAATGTGCAAGGAAGGTGATTTTCACCAATGACCAAACAAACTATCATCTAGGCTAAGTCAGAGTTAGAATGGTTAGATCAATCAAGTTATGCCTTGTAAATGAGTTACTCCATAGGCAATTAGAAAGATAAACACCCAACCTAGTGGCTGATATTCCAGAAGTAAATGACAGATGATGAAAAGAGATGCATCAGGTTCCATGGCTTTGAATTCTGGGATTAGATATGGAACAGTCTAAAAGTTCGTGGATTTAATCGAACCGTATATGAATTTCCGTATTTACCAATACTGAAAATTCGCATCTCCAAAAGGTTTAGAAAATCATGCATTGTCAGCAAAAACTTGAGAAGAAGGGATCCATACGGCACCTTGCGCAATTGGTGAATATGCAATCAAGGTGATCCCAAGTTCATCACATGCAGCTTTAACACCATTTTCTTCTGGGAGTCTGTATATCAGACTGTAGTTAACTTGGTTTGAAGCAAGAGGAATGCCTCTCTTTTTGAGTTGATTATAGGCATCACGGAGGCGTTTCTCTGACCAGAATGACTAATGAGCTCAAGTAATCAGATTTCATAAACCAGGTGAAAGAAATAAAGTAGCGAACTCATCCAAGAACTCGAGGGTTACAGAATAATCTACTAAACAGCAGCAAACTCTACTGAGAGATACAGACAACATgattattaaaaagaaaaactcaaacaaGATCCAAACATGAATAAAGGCATATCTTGGGTGGTTTAGAGGCCAGACAAACAATCTTAAAAAAAGAGTCAACACTGGTGTGGATCAATTCTCGGCTATATTTGAACCTGGCGGAAACACAAAAGAACATAAACGAAACAGGATATAGAAAAGGCATTATAAGGAGGTTTTTCTCAAGATCGGAGATACTGATTCGACATGATTGATATTATTATGGTTTCACAAGTAATGTACCACTATAGTTGGATACACCAACAGCCTTCACAAGACCCTGCTCCACTGCATCTGCCAGACCATCAATATAACCTGGAAAATGGATACCAATTTTCTAAGCTCCGCTCGCTTAATGAATATGGATAACTTTGAAACTTAGTGACTAGATCAATCTTCAATGTAAGGAATAGTGTAGTTATTAACCACCTTCATTTCCCCATATTCCTGGCCTGAAATTTTGTAAACACATAATGATCAATATGCATAAATACATGTCATAAGACATGGGGGGGAAA comes from Henckelia pumila isolate YLH828 chromosome 4, ASM3356847v2, whole genome shotgun sequence and encodes:
- the LOC140864470 gene encoding uncharacterized oxidoreductase At1g06690, chloroplastic, encoding MSLQYLSSACFPAFSRRNEVPPARAAEGGVDVKVADVEKTSLGGSELKVSKLGIGAWSWGDTSYWNTFDWDDRKMKDAKAAFDASLDYGITFIDTAEVYGSRMALGAINSETLLGRFIKERKAREPDMEVTIATKYAALPWRLGRQSVISALKDSLSRLGMSSVDLYQLHWPGIWGNEGYIDGLADAVEQGLVKAVGVSNYSEKRLRDAYNQLKKRGIPLASNQVNYSLIYRLPEENGVKAACDELGITLIAYSPIAQGALTGKYTPNNIPSGPRGRIYTREFLTKLQPLITRIKEIGQSYGKTSTQVVLNWLISQENVVPIPGARNAEQAKEFAGALGWSLDKDEMEELRSMASEIKPVIGFPVEKF